One genomic window of Blastopirellula retiformator includes the following:
- the glnA gene encoding type I glutamate--ammonia ligase, whose protein sequence is MTPKEVLALCREKDVKAVDFRFMDFPGLWQHTTIPVGKLTEDIFEDGLGFDGSSIRGWQAINESDMLIVPQADTAFIDPFCMLPTLVLICNIQDPITREDYSRDPRNVARKSVNYLRSTGIADKAFFGPEAEFFVFDDVRFDQNAHQGFYFLDSVEGEWNRGRDEGPNLGYKLRHKEGYFPVPPSDQMMDIRNEMMQTMIECGLDVECQHHEVATGGQCEIDLKFQEMVKMADQMLIYKYIVKNVAKKYGKTATFMPKPMFGDNGSGMHTHLSFWKDDTLMAGSGYAGLSETALYMIGGILRHAPALLAFTNPTTNSYKRLVPGYEAPVNLAYSQRNRSASCRIPMYSPSPKAKRIEFRCPDPSCNPYLAFAALTMAAIDGIQNKIDPGDPLDKDIYDLPPEEMAAVPKTPGSLEDALVALADDHDFLLKGDVFTQDVVDTWIAYKKKNESDAIRLRPHPYEFCMYYDI, encoded by the coding sequence GTGACGCCAAAAGAAGTACTCGCGCTCTGTCGCGAGAAGGATGTGAAAGCGGTCGATTTCCGCTTTATGGACTTCCCCGGACTCTGGCAGCATACGACCATTCCGGTCGGCAAACTGACCGAAGACATCTTTGAAGATGGGCTCGGTTTCGACGGCTCCAGCATTCGCGGCTGGCAGGCGATCAACGAGAGCGACATGTTGATCGTGCCGCAGGCCGACACCGCGTTCATCGACCCGTTTTGCATGTTGCCGACGCTGGTTTTGATCTGCAACATTCAAGATCCGATCACCCGCGAAGATTACTCGCGCGACCCGCGAAACGTCGCCCGCAAGTCGGTCAACTATCTCCGTTCGACCGGCATCGCCGACAAGGCGTTCTTTGGCCCCGAGGCCGAGTTCTTCGTCTTTGACGACGTCCGCTTTGATCAAAACGCCCACCAAGGTTTTTACTTCCTCGATAGCGTCGAAGGAGAGTGGAACCGCGGCCGTGACGAAGGCCCCAACCTTGGCTACAAGCTGCGGCACAAAGAAGGCTACTTCCCGGTCCCACCGTCGGACCAGATGATGGACATCCGCAACGAGATGATGCAGACGATGATCGAGTGCGGACTCGACGTCGAATGCCAACATCACGAAGTCGCCACCGGCGGCCAATGCGAGATTGACTTGAAGTTTCAAGAGATGGTCAAAATGGCGGACCAGATGTTGATCTACAAGTACATCGTCAAGAACGTCGCCAAGAAGTATGGCAAGACCGCGACCTTTATGCCGAAGCCGATGTTCGGCGACAACGGCAGCGGCATGCATACGCACCTGTCGTTCTGGAAAGACGACACGCTGATGGCCGGCAGCGGTTACGCCGGGCTCAGCGAAACGGCCCTCTACATGATCGGCGGCATCTTGCGGCATGCCCCGGCGCTGTTGGCCTTCACCAACCCGACCACCAACAGCTACAAGCGCTTGGTGCCTGGTTATGAAGCGCCAGTCAACCTGGCCTACTCGCAGCGGAATCGTTCGGCGTCGTGCCGCATTCCGATGTACAGTCCCAGCCCGAAGGCGAAGCGCATCGAGTTCCGCTGCCCCGATCCCAGCTGCAATCCGTATCTCGCCTTCGCCGCGCTCACGATGGCGGCGATCGACGGCATTCAGAACAAGATCGATCCCGGCGATCCGCTCGACAAAGACATCTACGACCTGCCGCCTGAAGAAATGGCCGCTGTGCCGAAGACGCCTGGCAGTTTGGAAGACGCCCTGGTGGCGCTGGCCGACGATCACGACTTCCTGCTGAAGGGAGACGTCTTTACGCAGGATGTGGTCGATACCTGGATCGCGTACAAGAAGAAGAACGAATCGGACGCAATCCGCCTGCGACCGCACCCGTACGAGTTCTGCATGTACTACGACATCTAA
- a CDS encoding DNA ligase, with protein MADLQDGESVEMKGSGAKPYVLKNIGGVYSCSCPAWRNQSVAIETRTCKHLRKLRGDDAELARIGGALPAKPVKAASGKEGPPILLAQSWDNAADLSDWWMSEKLDGVRAYWDGEKFLSRQGNEYHAPDWFVAGFPQTPLDGELWIDRGKFQRTVSVVRRQDKSDHWREVRFLAFDAPAIDAPFEERLEYLHEKLRAETHEFAAVHAHQKCTGASHLQEELARVNALGGEGLMLREPGSKYEIGRSFTLLKVKTFHDAEAVVIAHQPGKGKHKGRLGALTVQMPDGTEFSVGTGFSDAQRSAPPQLGSVITYRYQELSDGGVPRFPSFIRQSEDQQAAVKIDPPAKKSAKAKPAAKPKPAPAAIATSAGCGEKRYFEFVDAKSSKFWEIEVAGASVSVRYGKLGAAGTTKVKEFADSAAAEKHAEKLVAEKTGKGYEEK; from the coding sequence ATGGCGGATCTGCAAGATGGCGAATCGGTTGAGATGAAAGGTTCCGGCGCCAAGCCCTATGTTTTGAAGAACATCGGCGGCGTCTACTCGTGCAGCTGCCCGGCATGGCGGAATCAATCGGTCGCGATCGAGACCCGCACTTGCAAGCACCTGCGGAAGCTCCGCGGCGACGATGCCGAACTGGCCCGGATTGGCGGCGCGCTGCCGGCCAAGCCGGTCAAAGCGGCCAGCGGCAAAGAAGGCCCGCCGATCTTGCTCGCCCAATCATGGGACAATGCCGCCGACCTATCCGACTGGTGGATGAGCGAAAAGCTGGACGGCGTTCGCGCCTACTGGGATGGCGAGAAGTTTCTCTCGCGGCAGGGGAACGAGTATCACGCCCCCGACTGGTTTGTCGCCGGTTTTCCCCAGACGCCGCTCGATGGCGAGTTGTGGATCGACCGAGGAAAGTTTCAGCGCACGGTCAGCGTCGTGCGGCGGCAAGACAAGAGCGACCATTGGCGCGAGGTTCGCTTTCTGGCCTTCGACGCCCCGGCGATCGACGCCCCGTTTGAAGAGCGCCTGGAGTATCTGCACGAAAAGCTGCGGGCCGAGACGCACGAGTTCGCCGCGGTGCACGCCCATCAGAAGTGCACCGGCGCTAGCCATCTGCAAGAAGAGCTGGCCCGCGTGAATGCGCTCGGCGGCGAAGGGCTGATGCTGCGTGAGCCTGGGTCGAAGTACGAGATCGGCCGCTCCTTCACGCTGCTGAAGGTGAAGACGTTTCACGACGCCGAGGCGGTCGTCATCGCCCATCAGCCTGGCAAAGGGAAGCACAAGGGAAGGCTTGGCGCGCTGACCGTGCAGATGCCCGACGGAACCGAGTTCTCGGTCGGCACCGGCTTTTCGGACGCCCAGCGATCGGCGCCGCCGCAGCTGGGCAGCGTGATCACTTATCGCTATCAGGAACTTTCCGACGGCGGCGTCCCCCGGTTCCCGTCGTTCATTCGGCAGAGCGAAGACCAGCAGGCCGCCGTCAAAATCGATCCGCCAGCGAAGAAGAGCGCGAAAGCGAAACCGGCGGCAAAGCCCAAGCCCGCCCCGGCGGCCATCGCCACGAGTGCTGGCTGCGGAGAGAAGCGATACTTTGAATTTGTCGACGCCAAGTCGAGCAAGTTCTGGGAGATCGAAGTGGCGGGCGCATCGGTCAGCGTCCGCTACGGCAAGCTCGGCGCCGCCGGAACGACGAAGGTCAAAGAGTTCGCCGATAGCGCAGCGGCCGAAAAACATGCCGAGAAGCTGGTCGCCGAGAAGACGGGGAAAGGGTATGAAGAGAAGTAG
- a CDS encoding DUF2721 domain-containing protein, giving the protein MDLTAPAVLFPAISLLLLAYTNRFLALATLIRNLHDRHIANPDELIIAQISNLRRRVLLIRNMQACGAFSLLLCTVCMFVLFFDMLLFGQVTFGFSLLLMAISLAISIYEIQISVDALNLQLSSLEDCDPSRRKP; this is encoded by the coding sequence ATGGATCTCACCGCGCCGGCCGTCCTGTTTCCTGCGATCTCGCTGCTGTTGCTCGCCTACACCAATCGTTTTTTAGCGCTGGCGACGCTGATTCGCAACTTGCATGATCGTCATATCGCCAATCCCGACGAACTGATCATCGCCCAGATCAGCAACCTGCGGCGGCGAGTGCTGTTGATTCGCAACATGCAGGCCTGCGGCGCGTTCAGCCTACTGCTTTGCACCGTCTGCATGTTTGTCCTCTTCTTCGACATGCTCTTATTCGGCCAGGTAACGTTCGGATTCAGCCTGCTGCTGATGGCGATCTCGCTGGCGATTTCGATCTACGAAATCCAAATCTCGGTCGACGCCCTCAACCTGCAACTGAGCAGCCTAGAAGATTGCGACCCGAGCCGGCGGAAGCCTTGA
- a CDS encoding co-chaperone GroES — translation MPGKTRSKVIEYVEPIGARVLVRKDEPKRETKGGIALPDQAEIPTITGRIVAISTQIENNTDFPLRQYDKILFHPKDAIPVDFESDNQLFVIPIEDVVAVFRRDAADTKKRKAADDED, via the coding sequence ATGCCCGGAAAAACACGCAGCAAAGTCATCGAGTATGTCGAGCCGATCGGCGCCCGGGTTCTGGTTCGCAAGGACGAACCAAAGCGGGAAACCAAAGGGGGGATCGCCCTGCCCGACCAGGCCGAGATTCCGACCATCACCGGCCGGATCGTCGCCATCTCGACCCAGATCGAGAACAACACCGACTTCCCGTTGCGGCAATACGACAAGATCTTGTTCCACCCCAAGGACGCGATTCCGGTCGACTTTGAGTCAGACAATCAGCTATTCGTGATTCCGATCGAGGATGTCGTCGCCGTCTTCCGCCGCGACGCCGCCGACACCAAAAAACGGAAAGCGGCCGACGACGAAGATTAG
- a CDS encoding helix-turn-helix domain-containing protein translates to MIQMQLDTVESLQRSLKPSQAAKLARVSVDRIYQFCKEEPQRFHAVKVGSTWYIDPDTFKEFAAQERQAGNPNFKKLDD, encoded by the coding sequence ATGATCCAGATGCAATTAGATACCGTCGAAAGTCTCCAACGCAGCTTGAAGCCAAGCCAAGCGGCGAAGCTCGCAAGGGTCTCGGTAGATCGAATCTATCAGTTCTGCAAGGAGGAGCCGCAGCGTTTTCATGCGGTCAAAGTTGGAAGCACTTGGTACATCGATCCCGATACATTCAAAGAGTTTGCAGCGCAAGAGCGACAGGCGGGCAATCCCAATTTCAAGAAACTTGACGACTAG
- a CDS encoding tyrosine-type recombinase/integrase, giving the protein MERPRKLSPSSRLRDLWELHYLPQCIANPNSRAVEGYLRAIALWEELTPNRPLKKIRSEDLGWFKERLLQMTWRGKMISANTVRKHLEHIGWLLNQAGPKANYKSLKTAKGLVDDVPFTRLPPYKRSYRAEAKEEHVAALLAVVDAARFPQLEGVRPGDLWRALLLTMLSTSLRIGQCVALPSQAVDWPEQLLIAPAEICQKSKMDEPKPLHEAAVRALLHAKAHRRELLLPFFPRPHAKSTIYDELHRLQRIAGVPRFGFHAIRRHVITTLSIDSPAAAQLAAGHQDYKTTQGYQTVRLLRQAVDRMTIFDTIQSN; this is encoded by the coding sequence ATGGAACGGCCGCGGAAGCTCTCCCCTTCGTCTCGCCTGCGCGATCTCTGGGAGCTGCACTACTTGCCGCAGTGCATCGCCAATCCGAATTCGCGGGCCGTCGAAGGCTACTTGCGGGCGATCGCCCTCTGGGAAGAGCTGACGCCGAATCGGCCGCTCAAGAAGATCCGGTCCGAAGACTTGGGGTGGTTCAAAGAGCGACTGTTGCAGATGACCTGGCGGGGGAAGATGATCAGCGCCAACACGGTCCGCAAGCACCTGGAGCATATCGGCTGGCTGCTGAACCAGGCGGGGCCGAAAGCGAACTACAAGTCGCTGAAGACAGCCAAGGGGCTGGTCGACGACGTGCCGTTTACGCGGCTGCCGCCTTACAAAAGATCGTATCGGGCCGAAGCCAAAGAGGAACATGTCGCCGCCCTGCTGGCGGTTGTCGACGCCGCCAGGTTTCCGCAGCTGGAGGGCGTGCGGCCAGGCGATTTGTGGCGGGCGCTGCTGCTGACGATGCTTTCGACCAGTTTGCGGATTGGGCAGTGCGTCGCGCTGCCATCGCAAGCGGTCGACTGGCCCGAGCAGCTGCTGATCGCGCCGGCCGAGATCTGCCAGAAGAGCAAGATGGACGAACCGAAGCCGCTCCACGAAGCGGCGGTGCGGGCGCTACTGCACGCGAAGGCGCACCGCCGCGAATTGCTCCTGCCGTTTTTTCCGCGGCCGCATGCGAAGTCGACGATCTACGACGAGCTGCATCGCTTGCAGCGGATCGCTGGCGTCCCGCGGTTCGGCTTTCATGCGATCCGCCGGCATGTCATCACCACGCTGTCGATCGACTCGCCGGCGGCGGCCCAGTTGGCGGCCGGGCACCAGGACTACAAGACGACGCAAGGCTACCAGACGGTGCGCCTGCTGCGTCAAGCCGTCGACCGCATGACGATCTTCGACACGATTCAATCCAACTAG
- a CDS encoding carbon storage regulator, which produces MALILTRKKGESIQFDDDVIVTVDWIRKRKVRFLVKAPETTRVVRAEIVDQPAPESSRERRRKDYPTPMLILVRKQWESIRIGDDVILTVDRIDAGRIQVAIIAPTETIALRTELLNRPPSESQPQQKATA; this is translated from the coding sequence ATGGCTTTGATACTAACGCGAAAAAAAGGGGAATCGATTCAGTTCGACGACGACGTGATCGTGACGGTTGACTGGATCCGCAAGCGAAAGGTGCGGTTTCTGGTCAAAGCGCCGGAGACGACGCGGGTCGTGCGGGCCGAGATCGTCGACCAGCCGGCGCCGGAGTCAAGTCGCGAGCGGCGGCGGAAGGACTATCCGACGCCGATGCTGATCCTCGTCCGGAAGCAATGGGAATCGATCCGGATCGGTGACGATGTGATCCTGACAGTCGATCGAATCGACGCTGGCCGGATCCAAGTGGCGATCATCGCGCCGACGGAGACGATCGCCCTGCGCACCGAGCTGCTCAACCGGCCGCCGAGCGAATCGCAGCCGCAACAAAAAGCGACCGCCTAA
- a CDS encoding helix-turn-helix domain-containing protein, producing the protein MKPRKNLPPLGLGAAVYFLHHKGIARGKIVHASDPKHWVYTVETNVRTALDRRHVSAIREKIWGMGELADLAERLRHEIKVANRMLASVLRAAEKEGTEIPTPPTADGSPPLKMAEIQRQAVEEALRRCGGDKPTAAKQLGVSVKTIYNWLAEAEEAKR; encoded by the coding sequence ATGAAACCACGAAAGAATCTACCGCCGCTCGGCCTAGGTGCGGCAGTCTATTTTCTGCATCACAAGGGAATCGCTCGCGGCAAGATCGTGCATGCCAGCGACCCCAAGCATTGGGTCTATACGGTCGAAACCAACGTCCGGACGGCGCTCGATCGACGGCACGTCTCCGCGATTCGGGAGAAGATATGGGGCATGGGCGAGCTTGCCGACCTGGCCGAGCGGCTGCGGCATGAGATCAAGGTCGCCAATCGGATGCTCGCCAGCGTGCTGCGGGCGGCGGAGAAAGAGGGAACCGAGATCCCCACGCCGCCAACCGCCGACGGATCGCCGCCACTCAAGATGGCCGAGATCCAGCGTCAGGCGGTCGAAGAGGCGCTGCGCCGCTGCGGCGGCGACAAACCGACCGCGGCCAAGCAGCTGGGCGTTAGCGTGAAGACGATTTACAACTGGCTGGCGGAAGCAGAAGAGGCGAAGCGATGA
- a CDS encoding serine/threonine-protein kinase — MSEVAPLHPTREQLEAFLHGTLPEDQRQLIEDHVAQCDQCCDVLRKTPLDALAERVHAAHSTLVDPAPRHQSTVASAPLQVPAQLADHARYRIVRRLGAGGMGVVFEAEHRLMERPVALKVIHGQLVSNEIAVERFRMEVKAAARLSHRNIVAAYDAEQAGDLHFLVMEYIDGVSLADIVKRRGRLSLLHACNFALQAAQGLEHARQQGMVHRDIKPQNMMRTSRGVIKILDFGLARLAEKETGDGRLTEDFATLGTPDYIAPEQAHDSKSADIRSDIYSLGCTLYYLLAGQVPFPNGTSLDKVISHSERQPTALMQLRPDLPLEVAQIVERMMAKDPAQRFQTPAELVEALRPFGRPDSQASKDDANTLTGKTLSIPSTSTIQTKSPAPIDLTIQPPAQPTSSKRVKGRSPKPGANYWPLLAMGGGVVALLALIYFLTREGSSTSTPDVVPRPNPPLAASDDQAWINLTPQVNLDSDIVAGAWERTPEGLRVEPMEGARLTLPYQPPREYELEVSFTRLTGTQSIALLFVDGEGEAAYDIDGWGEHLVGIQNIDGRNMNQNRTGVTRHALVNGERYRATIRVRRDRVEAFLNDDLVATYLGDGANLSMLELWRMPQPSLGIGAYDCKTVFHKIRIRNLSN, encoded by the coding sequence ATGTCCGAGGTCGCCCCGCTGCATCCTACTCGCGAACAGCTCGAAGCGTTCCTCCATGGCACGCTGCCCGAAGACCAGCGTCAGTTGATCGAAGATCACGTCGCCCAGTGCGACCAGTGCTGCGACGTCCTGCGGAAGACGCCGCTCGACGCTCTGGCCGAGCGGGTGCATGCCGCACATTCGACGCTTGTTGATCCTGCTCCCCGACACCAGTCGACCGTCGCATCGGCGCCGCTGCAAGTCCCCGCCCAGCTCGCCGATCATGCCCGCTACCGAATCGTTCGTCGACTTGGCGCCGGCGGCATGGGGGTCGTCTTCGAAGCCGAACATCGACTGATGGAGCGGCCGGTCGCGCTGAAGGTCATTCACGGTCAGCTGGTCAGCAACGAGATCGCGGTCGAGCGGTTTCGCATGGAAGTGAAAGCGGCCGCCCGTCTGTCGCATCGCAACATCGTCGCCGCCTACGACGCCGAACAGGCCGGCGATCTCCACTTCCTGGTGATGGAATACATCGACGGCGTCAGCCTGGCCGACATCGTCAAACGCCGCGGCCGACTGTCGCTGCTGCATGCCTGCAACTTCGCCCTGCAAGCGGCGCAAGGCCTAGAGCACGCCCGCCAGCAAGGAATGGTCCATCGCGATATCAAGCCGCAAAACATGATGCGCACCTCCCGCGGCGTGATCAAAATCTTGGACTTTGGTCTCGCGCGACTTGCCGAAAAGGAGACCGGCGACGGCCGTTTGACCGAAGACTTCGCCACGCTCGGCACGCCTGACTATATCGCTCCCGAACAGGCACACGACTCGAAGAGCGCCGACATTCGCTCTGACATCTACAGCCTTGGCTGCACGCTCTACTATTTGCTCGCTGGTCAAGTTCCCTTCCCCAATGGCACGTCGCTCGACAAGGTAATCTCCCACAGCGAACGCCAACCAACGGCCTTGATGCAGCTTCGTCCCGACTTGCCGCTCGAAGTAGCCCAAATCGTCGAGCGGATGATGGCCAAAGATCCCGCCCAGCGTTTCCAAACGCCGGCCGAACTGGTCGAGGCGCTCCGCCCCTTCGGCCGTCCCGACTCTCAGGCCAGCAAAGACGATGCGAACACGCTCACCGGGAAAACGCTCTCGATACCATCTACATCGACAATACAAACCAAGTCTCCCGCGCCGATCGACCTGACGATTCAACCGCCCGCCCAACCCACTTCGTCAAAGCGTGTCAAAGGACGCTCCCCCAAACCTGGAGCGAACTACTGGCCCCTGCTTGCCATGGGAGGCGGCGTCGTCGCGCTCCTCGCGTTGATCTACTTCCTAACGCGAGAGGGATCATCCACTTCAACGCCCGATGTCGTCCCCCGCCCTAACCCGCCGTTGGCCGCCAGCGACGATCAGGCTTGGATTAACCTGACGCCGCAGGTCAATCTCGACTCCGACATCGTCGCCGGGGCGTGGGAGCGAACGCCCGAGGGATTGCGCGTCGAACCGATGGAGGGCGCCCGGCTGACGCTTCCCTATCAGCCTCCCCGCGAGTACGAACTGGAAGTCTCTTTTACGCGGCTGACCGGCACGCAGTCGATCGCGCTGCTGTTTGTCGATGGCGAAGGCGAAGCGGCCTACGACATCGACGGCTGGGGGGAACATCTGGTCGGGATCCAAAACATCGACGGCCGCAATATGAACCAGAATCGCACCGGCGTCACTCGCCACGCGCTAGTCAATGGCGAGCGCTACCGGGCAACCATCCGCGTCCGCCGTGACCGCGTCGAGGCCTTTCTTAACGATGACCTGGTGGCGACCTACCTGGGGGATGGCGCAAACCTAAGCATGCTCGAACTCTGGCGGATGCCGCAGCCGTCTCTCGGAATCGGCGCCTACGACTGCAAAACGGTCTTCCACAAGATCCGCATTCGCAACCTCTCGAATTAG
- a CDS encoding RNA polymerase sigma factor, with product MDTSASFLNSLQLVSDDEAWNRLVGLYSPLIRGWLRRFGAAADDVDDVTQEVLTVVFLRLPEFERQPRAGAFRSWLRTIAANCLRDHWRKANRRAPAVGGSEFVQMIDQLEDPHSGVSQLWNREHDQYVIQYLLEEVRSNFTPQTWRAFERFALEGKSADEVSQELGISVNAVFIAKSRVMSCLRKQGAGLLDE from the coding sequence ATGGATACGTCCGCCAGTTTCCTCAATTCGCTCCAACTGGTTTCGGACGACGAAGCGTGGAATCGCCTGGTCGGGCTCTACTCGCCGTTGATCCGCGGTTGGCTCCGCCGCTTTGGCGCCGCGGCCGATGACGTCGATGACGTTACCCAGGAAGTGCTGACGGTCGTCTTTCTTCGCTTGCCGGAATTCGAACGCCAGCCGCGAGCCGGCGCCTTTCGCAGTTGGCTCCGCACGATCGCCGCCAATTGTCTCCGCGATCATTGGCGGAAAGCGAATCGCCGAGCCCCGGCCGTCGGCGGTAGCGAGTTTGTGCAAATGATCGACCAGCTCGAAGATCCGCACAGCGGCGTCAGCCAACTTTGGAATCGAGAACACGATCAATACGTGATACAATACCTGCTGGAAGAAGTTCGCTCGAACTTCACCCCGCAAACCTGGCGAGCCTTTGAGCGTTTCGCCCTGGAAGGCAAGTCGGCCGACGAGGTGAGCCAGGAACTCGGCATCTCGGTCAACGCCGTCTTCATCGCCAAGTCGCGGGTCATGTCCTGTTTGCGGAAACAAGGCGCAGGGCTCCTCGACGAGTAG
- a CDS encoding HNH endonuclease yields the protein MPEPVANICEYCRMPQSAHVLTFPVDHIIARQHGGETVLENLALSCVRYNSDKGPNSAGIAPQSQILTRLFHPRDDRWDDHFTLDGALIHGITSIGRTTVELLQMNHQDYVTLRASLIFGRQVPTNFGVALTRLSLAPSSKRDKPSNRLPTSSRTYLTFAHSS from the coding sequence GTGCCGGAGCCTGTTGCGAATATTTGCGAATATTGCCGCATGCCGCAATCGGCTCATGTCCTCACCTTTCCCGTTGATCACATCATCGCCAGACAACATGGCGGTGAGACGGTGTTGGAGAATTTGGCGCTATCGTGCGTCCGCTACAACAGCGACAAGGGACCGAACAGCGCCGGCATCGCCCCGCAAAGTCAAATCCTTACTCGCCTATTTCATCCTCGCGATGACCGCTGGGATGATCACTTCACGCTCGACGGCGCACTAATTCATGGCATCACAAGTATTGGCCGCACCACGGTCGAATTGCTGCAGATGAACCATCAAGATTACGTTACGCTTCGCGCTTCGCTAATTTTTGGAAGACAAGTTCCCACCAACTTCGGCGTAGCGCTGACACGCCTCTCGTTAGCCCCTTCATCAAAACGCGACAAGCCATCTAATAGGCTGCCGACATCAAGTCGCACGTATTTGACTTTCGCGCATTCATCATAA